In Sparus aurata chromosome 3, fSpaAur1.1, whole genome shotgun sequence, the following are encoded in one genomic region:
- the LOC115577196 gene encoding proline-rich extensin-like protein EPR1 isoform X1 yields MRVDISSCLLVLILGFNVTAVMSGRGSFSMPRVRLPVFKPPPPVYVPRLPEINPRLPQFNYRPPVYNPRPQEFNFRPPVSIPRLPQYKPPPPVSNSRLPEINPRLPQFNYRPPVYNPRPQEFNFRPPVSIPRLPQYKPPPPAFNGWLPEIKPRPPVSNSRLLEFKLRLPEFNFRPPVYNSRSPEFNFRPPASIPRRPEFKPPPPVSNSRLPEIKPRPQVSNSRRPASKRHHLEIDPELLELIFGLPASSPNPPAPDPTTSSPNPPASNPNSPASTPRPPVFHHPRLADKQNIQRVLADPDRFLCYRESALQLPAIQPEECQKPFDQNMSIILSCPPSVEGNVMWSRETNGSKVDILTADGDKGKKHIQDLDGRYSLLANKSLLIVRAAVSDAGRYFCNREAAGELTVMNSVAPKHHKHHDLMDEVSTVDYGILFLGLFAIAFLVVLLLTVCYGYRKQRNKGKRHVQEEMQDGLECQPRNEYSA; encoded by the exons ATGAGGGTGGACATCAGCAGCTGCCTGTTGGTCTTGATCCTGGGCTTTAATGTCACTGCAG taaTGAGCGGGAGGGGCTCCTTCTCCATGCCTCGTGTTCGCCTTCCGGTGTTCAAACCTCCGCCTCCAGTGTACGTCCCTCGTCTTCCAGAAATCAATCCTCGCCTTCCACAATTCAATTATCGCCCTCCAGTGTACAACCCTCGCCCTCAAGAATTTAACTTTCGCCCTCCAGTGTCCATCCCTCGCCTTCCACAATATAAACCTCCCCCTCCAGTGTCCAACAGTCGGCTTCCAGAAATCAATCCTCGCCTTCCACAATTCAATTATCGCCCTCCAGTGTACAACCCTCGCCCTCAAGAATTTAACTTTCGCCCTCCAGTGTCCATCCCTCGCCTTCCACAATATAAACCTCCCCCTCCAGCGTTCAACGGTTGGCTTCCAGAAATCAAACCTCGCCCTCCAGTGTCCAACTCTCGCCTTCTAGAATTCAAACTTCGCCTTCCAGAATTCAACTTTCGCCCTCCAGTGTACAACTCTCGTTCTCCAGAATTTAACTTTCGCCCTCCAGCGTCCATCCCTCGCCGTCCAGAATTCAAACCTCCACCTCCAGTGTCCAACTCTCGGCTTCCAGAAATCAAACCTCGCCCTCAAGTGTCCAACTCTCGCCGTCCAGCATCCAAACGTCACCATCTAGAAATCGACCCTGAACTTCTGGAGCTTATCTTTGGCCTTCCAGCGTCCAGCCCTAACCCTCCAGCGCCCGACCCTACAACATCCAGTCCTAACCCTCCAGCATCCAACCCTAACTCTCCAGCGTCCACTCCTCGCCCTCCAGTGTTCCATCATCCTCGActtgcagacaaacaaaacattcaacgAGTTCTTGCAGACCCAGACAGATTCTTATGTTACAGAGAGTCAGCGCTGCAACTTCCCGCTATCCAACCAG AAGAATGCCAAAAACCCTTCGATCAGAACATGTCCATCATTCTCAGCTGTCCtccgtctgtggagggaaacgTGATGTGGAGCAGAGAGACAAATGGAAGCAAAGTTGACATACTGACAGCTGATGGTGacaaaggaaagaaacacaTCCAGGACCTGGACGGACGATACAGTTTACTGGCAAATAAATCACTTCTTAttgtcagagctgctgtctcTGACGCTGGAAGATACTTCTGTAACAGGGAAGCAGCTGGGGAGCTGACCGTGATGAATTCAG TTGCTCctaaacaccacaaacatcatGATTTGATGGATGAAGTGTCCACTGTCGACTACGGCATCCTCTTCCTTGGCTTATTCGCCATTGCCTTCCTCGTCGTCCTCCTGTTGACTGTGTGTTACGGGTACCgcaaacaaa GAAATAAAGGGAAACGGCACGTCCAGGAAGAGATGCAGGATGGATTAGAATGTCAACCTAGAAATG AATACTCTGCTTAG
- the LOC115577196 gene encoding extensin-like isoform X3, which translates to MRVDISSCLLVLILGFNVTAVMSGRGSFSMPRVRLPVFKPPPPVYVPRLPEINPRLPQFNYRPPVYNPRPQEFNFRPPVSIPRLPQYKPPPPAFNGWLPEIKPRPPVSNSRLLEFKLRLPEFNFRPPVYNSRSPEFNFRPPASIPRRPEFKPPPPVSNSRLPEIKPRPQVSNSRRPASKRHHLEIDPELLELIFGLPASSPNPPAPDPTTSSPNPPASNPNSPASTPRPPVFHHPRLADKQNIQRVLADPDRFLCYRESALQLPAIQPEECQKPFDQNMSIILSCPPSVEGNVMWSRETNGSKVDILTADGDKGKKHIQDLDGRYSLLANKSLLIVRAAVSDAGRYFCNREAAGELTVMNSVAPKHHKHHDLMDEVSTVDYGILFLGLFAIAFLVVLLLTVCYGYRKQRNKGKRHVQEEMQDGLECQPRNEYSA; encoded by the exons ATGAGGGTGGACATCAGCAGCTGCCTGTTGGTCTTGATCCTGGGCTTTAATGTCACTGCAG taaTGAGCGGGAGGGGCTCCTTCTCCATGCCTCGTGTTCGCCTTCCGGTGTTCAAACCTCCGCCTCCAGTGTACGTCCCTCGTCTTCCAGAA ATCAATCCTCGCCTTCCACAATTCAATTATCGCCCTCCAGTGTACAACCCTCGCCCTCAAGAATTTAACTTTCGCCCTCCAGTGTCCATCCCTCGCCTTCCACAATATAAACCTCCCCCTCCAGCGTTCAACGGTTGGCTTCCAGAAATCAAACCTCGCCCTCCAGTGTCCAACTCTCGCCTTCTAGAATTCAAACTTCGCCTTCCAGAATTCAACTTTCGCCCTCCAGTGTACAACTCTCGTTCTCCAGAATTTAACTTTCGCCCTCCAGCGTCCATCCCTCGCCGTCCAGAATTCAAACCTCCACCTCCAGTGTCCAACTCTCGGCTTCCAGAAATCAAACCTCGCCCTCAAGTGTCCAACTCTCGCCGTCCAGCATCCAAACGTCACCATCTAGAAATCGACCCTGAACTTCTGGAGCTTATCTTTGGCCTTCCAGCGTCCAGCCCTAACCCTCCAGCGCCCGACCCTACAACATCCAGTCCTAACCCTCCAGCATCCAACCCTAACTCTCCAGCGTCCACTCCTCGCCCTCCAGTGTTCCATCATCCTCGActtgcagacaaacaaaacattcaacgAGTTCTTGCAGACCCAGACAGATTCTTATGTTACAGAGAGTCAGCGCTGCAACTTCCCGCTATCCAACCAG AAGAATGCCAAAAACCCTTCGATCAGAACATGTCCATCATTCTCAGCTGTCCtccgtctgtggagggaaacgTGATGTGGAGCAGAGAGACAAATGGAAGCAAAGTTGACATACTGACAGCTGATGGTGacaaaggaaagaaacacaTCCAGGACCTGGACGGACGATACAGTTTACTGGCAAATAAATCACTTCTTAttgtcagagctgctgtctcTGACGCTGGAAGATACTTCTGTAACAGGGAAGCAGCTGGGGAGCTGACCGTGATGAATTCAG TTGCTCctaaacaccacaaacatcatGATTTGATGGATGAAGTGTCCACTGTCGACTACGGCATCCTCTTCCTTGGCTTATTCGCCATTGCCTTCCTCGTCGTCCTCCTGTTGACTGTGTGTTACGGGTACCgcaaacaaa GAAATAAAGGGAAACGGCACGTCCAGGAAGAGATGCAGGATGGATTAGAATGTCAACCTAGAAATG AATACTCTGCTTAG
- the LOC115577196 gene encoding repetitive proline-rich cell wall protein 2-like isoform X2 produces MRVDISSCLLVLILGFNVTAVMSGRGSFSMPRVRLPVFKPPPPVYVPRLPEINPRLPQFNYRPPVYNPRPQEFNFRPPVSIPRLPQYKPPPPVSNSRLPEINPRLPQFNYRPPVYNPRPQEFNFRPPVSIPRLPQYKPPPPAFNGWLPEIKPRPPVSNSRLLEFKLRLPEFNFRPPVYNSRSPEFNFRPPASIPRRPEFKPPPPVSNSRLPEIKPRPQVSNSRRPASKRHHLEIDPELLELIFGLPASSPNPPAPDPTTSSPNPPASNPNSPASTPRPPVFHHPRLADKQNIQRVLADPDRFLCYRESALQLPAIQPECQKPFDQNMSIILSCPPSVEGNVMWSRETNGSKVDILTADGDKGKKHIQDLDGRYSLLANKSLLIVRAAVSDAGRYFCNREAAGELTVMNSVAPKHHKHHDLMDEVSTVDYGILFLGLFAIAFLVVLLLTVCYGYRKQRNKGKRHVQEEMQDGLECQPRNEYSA; encoded by the exons ATGAGGGTGGACATCAGCAGCTGCCTGTTGGTCTTGATCCTGGGCTTTAATGTCACTGCAG taaTGAGCGGGAGGGGCTCCTTCTCCATGCCTCGTGTTCGCCTTCCGGTGTTCAAACCTCCGCCTCCAGTGTACGTCCCTCGTCTTCCAGAAATCAATCCTCGCCTTCCACAATTCAATTATCGCCCTCCAGTGTACAACCCTCGCCCTCAAGAATTTAACTTTCGCCCTCCAGTGTCCATCCCTCGCCTTCCACAATATAAACCTCCCCCTCCAGTGTCCAACAGTCGGCTTCCAGAAATCAATCCTCGCCTTCCACAATTCAATTATCGCCCTCCAGTGTACAACCCTCGCCCTCAAGAATTTAACTTTCGCCCTCCAGTGTCCATCCCTCGCCTTCCACAATATAAACCTCCCCCTCCAGCGTTCAACGGTTGGCTTCCAGAAATCAAACCTCGCCCTCCAGTGTCCAACTCTCGCCTTCTAGAATTCAAACTTCGCCTTCCAGAATTCAACTTTCGCCCTCCAGTGTACAACTCTCGTTCTCCAGAATTTAACTTTCGCCCTCCAGCGTCCATCCCTCGCCGTCCAGAATTCAAACCTCCACCTCCAGTGTCCAACTCTCGGCTTCCAGAAATCAAACCTCGCCCTCAAGTGTCCAACTCTCGCCGTCCAGCATCCAAACGTCACCATCTAGAAATCGACCCTGAACTTCTGGAGCTTATCTTTGGCCTTCCAGCGTCCAGCCCTAACCCTCCAGCGCCCGACCCTACAACATCCAGTCCTAACCCTCCAGCATCCAACCCTAACTCTCCAGCGTCCACTCCTCGCCCTCCAGTGTTCCATCATCCTCGActtgcagacaaacaaaacattcaacgAGTTCTTGCAGACCCAGACAGATTCTTATGTTACAGAGAGTCAGCGCTGCAACTTCCCGCTATCCAACCAG AATGCCAAAAACCCTTCGATCAGAACATGTCCATCATTCTCAGCTGTCCtccgtctgtggagggaaacgTGATGTGGAGCAGAGAGACAAATGGAAGCAAAGTTGACATACTGACAGCTGATGGTGacaaaggaaagaaacacaTCCAGGACCTGGACGGACGATACAGTTTACTGGCAAATAAATCACTTCTTAttgtcagagctgctgtctcTGACGCTGGAAGATACTTCTGTAACAGGGAAGCAGCTGGGGAGCTGACCGTGATGAATTCAG TTGCTCctaaacaccacaaacatcatGATTTGATGGATGAAGTGTCCACTGTCGACTACGGCATCCTCTTCCTTGGCTTATTCGCCATTGCCTTCCTCGTCGTCCTCCTGTTGACTGTGTGTTACGGGTACCgcaaacaaa GAAATAAAGGGAAACGGCACGTCCAGGAAGAGATGCAGGATGGATTAGAATGTCAACCTAGAAATG AATACTCTGCTTAG
- the LOC115577523 gene encoding cell wall protein DAN4-like, which translates to MVIPSGEKTMIPPPKTTTKLTMKTTSTSPSSSTGEKTTTPPPKTTTKPTLKTTSTSPSSSTAAPHLWQTVRLVIGGLYLIIMISITATSWTKARQEQKRCATLRENDI; encoded by the exons ATGGTGATCCCATCAG GAGAAAAGACAATGATACCACCaccaaaaacaactacaaagctGACTATGAAAACAACTTCAACATCACCATCATCAAGCACAG GAGAAAAGACAACGACACCACCACCAAAAACAACTACGAAGCCGACTTTGAAAACAACTTCAACATCACCATCATCAAGCACAG ctgctcctcacCTGTGGCAAACTGTCCGACTGGTGATTGGAGGACTCTATCTAATCATCATGATCAGCATCACTGCCACCTCCTGGACAAAAG CTCGACAGGAACAGAAGCGTTGCGCGACACTAAGAgaaaatgacatctga
- the LOC115577401 gene encoding hepatocyte cell adhesion molecule-like — MKVNIYSCLVVFVLGCNVTAAVKHEVVEEKQLVTLPCPHSVEGDVTWSRETNGHRVDILTVEGDRDKKHIPDPGRRYSSLADKSLHIFKVTVSDSGTYLCNNEAAVELTVIPSETTRLIAPKSTTVTLNCSGDVGGSAVTTWSKDGREIQQDEYVYVSPGGKMLTITYVQPGDSGLYYCDGKPAVYLTVMEAETSDRARQKQKRRATQRENDV; from the exons ATGAAGGTGAACATCTACAGCTGCCTGGTCGTCTTTGTTCTGGGCTGTAACGTCACTGCAG CAGTAAAACATGAAGTAGTCGAGGAGAAGCAGTTAGTCACTCTGCCTTGTCCTCACTCTGTGGAGGGTGACGTGACGTGGAGCAGAGAGACGAACGGACACAGAGTTGACATTCTTACAGTTGAAGGTGACAGGGACAAGAAACACATTCCTGATCCAGGCAGACGATACAGTTCCCTGGCTGATAAATCCcttcacattttcaaagttACCGTCTCAGACTCTGGAACATACTTGTGTAATAATGAAGCAGCTGTGGAGCTGACGGTGATCCCATCAG AAACAACCAGACTTATTGCTCCAAAGTCGACCACTGTCACTCTGAACTGTTCTGGTGATGTTGGAGGATCAGCTGTTACAACATGGAGCAAAGACGGGCGTGAAATACAACAAGATGAATATGTTTATGTTTCACCTGGTGGGAAGATGTTGACTATAACATACGTTCAGCCTGGTGACTCTGGACTTTACTACTGTGATGGAAAACCTGCTGTGTACCTGACTGTGATGGAAGCTGAGACATCTGACAGAG CTCGACAGAAACAGAAGCGACGCGCgacacaaagagaaaatgacGTCTGA